A genomic window from Sulfurospirillum diekertiae includes:
- a CDS encoding cache domain-containing protein, protein MKIIKESNISTIIIFSNIFIISSLMLFNGYFFITKQYEILSAQIEDSKKTFVENKRNVLKREVDAIIEFIEFKTQRKPLTSAKEEEALKLEVYDWIRHIRYGGEEHNYIFVYQVEQIEGGNKFAKMLINPNRPDIEGEYISDAYTDENGKAFRKIFLQDIHEKGYSFVNYMYKKPESNIIRPKVSYFKLYPKWNLIIAAGAYTDDIEKEIGIAKADFQKKMKLEVTSAIIIFLLFALIANTFAVMLGKRIERFLQTYHKQVQQKTLELENLNRTLESRVSEEIQKNREQEQLLIQKSKFIALGEMISNIAHQWRQPLSQLSALLMTLKLKYNMDKLDKTAMEIKCIEAENIVEYMSHTIDDFRNFFMPNKDKKTFSIQVSVDEVLRIIGMSITNQEITVEVNIPHDEYIVGYKNEYEQVVLNLLSNAKDAILASGQQGGKITISLESDENVVRLIIQDNGGGIKIKPIEKIFEPYISSKEQNEGTGIGLYMSKLIIEKSMKGKLEVKNENGGAIFTIELEKGFKEALGGSPL, encoded by the coding sequence ATGAAAATTATCAAAGAGAGCAATATCTCTACGATCATCATCTTTAGTAACATCTTTATTATTAGCTCTTTAATGCTGTTTAATGGCTATTTTTTTATCACCAAACAGTATGAAATTCTTTCCGCACAAATTGAAGACAGCAAAAAAACGTTTGTTGAGAATAAACGCAATGTTTTAAAACGCGAAGTTGATGCAATCATCGAATTTATAGAGTTCAAAACACAAAGAAAACCATTGACCTCCGCTAAAGAAGAAGAAGCGCTCAAATTAGAGGTCTATGACTGGATACGCCATATTCGTTATGGTGGGGAAGAACATAACTATATTTTTGTCTATCAAGTTGAACAGATAGAAGGTGGTAATAAATTTGCCAAAATGCTCATTAATCCTAATCGTCCCGATATAGAAGGTGAATATATCTCCGATGCCTATACGGATGAAAACGGGAAAGCTTTTCGTAAAATCTTTCTTCAAGATATTCACGAAAAAGGCTACTCTTTTGTCAATTACATGTACAAAAAACCTGAGAGCAATATCATACGTCCAAAAGTATCTTATTTTAAACTCTACCCAAAATGGAACCTCATTATCGCAGCGGGTGCCTATACAGATGATATTGAAAAAGAGATAGGCATTGCTAAAGCTGATTTTCAAAAGAAAATGAAACTTGAAGTGACTTCAGCTATTATTATCTTCTTGCTCTTTGCCCTTATTGCCAATACTTTCGCCGTTATGTTGGGAAAACGCATTGAACGCTTTTTGCAAACCTACCATAAACAAGTTCAGCAAAAAACACTTGAGCTTGAAAATCTTAATCGTACTCTGGAAAGCCGTGTCAGCGAAGAGATTCAAAAAAACAGAGAACAAGAACAGCTTTTGATCCAAAAATCTAAATTTATAGCACTAGGAGAGATGATCAGCAACATCGCTCACCAATGGAGACAACCTCTCTCTCAGCTCTCAGCGCTCTTGATGACACTCAAACTCAAATACAACATGGACAAGCTCGATAAAACCGCCATGGAAATTAAATGTATTGAGGCAGAAAACATCGTCGAATATATGTCACATACCATTGACGACTTTCGTAACTTCTTTATGCCCAATAAAGATAAAAAAACATTTAGCATACAAGTATCTGTTGATGAAGTCTTGAGGATTATTGGTATGTCTATTACAAATCAAGAGATTACTGTCGAAGTTAACATTCCACATGATGAGTATATTGTGGGATACAAAAATGAGTATGAACAAGTTGTTTTAAATTTACTTTCCAATGCGAAAGATGCCATCCTTGCTTCAGGACAACAAGGGGGGAAGATTACTATTAGCTTAGAGAGCGATGAAAATGTGGTACGTTTGATTATCCAAGATAATGGTGGTGGCATTAAAATAAAGCCTATTGAAAAGATTTTTGAACCCTATATTAGTAGTAAAGAACAAAATGAAGGTACAGGCATTGGGCTTTATATGTCAAAACTTATCATCGAAAAAAGTATGAAAGGTAAACTTGAAGTGAAGAATGAAAATGGGGGAGCTATTTTTACGATAGAGTTAGAAAAAGGTTTCAAAGAGGCGCTTGGCGGATCGCCCCTTTGA
- a CDS encoding response regulator transcription factor, with amino-acid sequence MDEKMLKKLAHYRVLYAEDEVGVRKNVNELLSLLFKEVYLANDGEEAYKLFLQHKPDLIITDIKMPHLSGIELTKKIRESDSKAHVIIITAYTEVDFMLEAIELSLLRYIVKPITETKLFDALEKFLQSKDKAHLQEIALDWYYDSMQKMITHKNEIYELTKKEAKLIELLLEKDSIITYEEIEQYLWESEYMSLNALRLMIKNLRKKLPEGTLKNIQGIGYKL; translated from the coding sequence ATGGATGAAAAGATGCTGAAAAAGCTTGCTCACTATAGAGTTTTGTATGCGGAAGATGAAGTTGGAGTCAGAAAAAATGTCAATGAACTGCTCAGTCTTCTTTTTAAAGAGGTCTATTTGGCAAATGACGGAGAAGAAGCCTATAAACTTTTTTTACAGCACAAACCTGATCTCATTATCACCGATATTAAAATGCCACATTTAAGTGGTATCGAATTGACAAAAAAGATCCGAGAGAGCGATAGCAAAGCGCATGTTATTATTATTACGGCGTACACAGAAGTTGATTTTATGTTGGAGGCCATTGAACTCTCACTCCTTCGTTATATTGTTAAACCCATTACAGAGACGAAACTTTTTGATGCACTGGAAAAGTTTTTACAGTCTAAAGACAAAGCGCACCTCCAAGAGATAGCCCTTGATTGGTACTATGACTCAATGCAAAAAATGATTACACATAAAAATGAGATTTACGAATTAACCAAAAAAGAGGCTAAGCTCATTGAGTTATTGTTAGAAAAAGATTCGATTATTACCTATGAAGAGATCGAGCAATATTTGTGGGAGAGTGAATATATGAGTCTTAATGCCCTTCGTTTGATGATTAAAAACTTAAGAAAAAAATTGCCAGAGGGGACATTGAAAAATATTCAAGGGATAGGATACAAACTCTAA
- a CDS encoding DctP family TRAP transporter solute-binding subunit, with protein MFIFIRVIVLITLCISSSISAEYTIKLTHVVSPNTPKGKGAIFLAKRVSELTHGRVEVIVYPNSQLYGDGEEIKALKLGNVHIAMPSLSKFTSMVPEMQLFDLPFLFRDANHVHAVLDGEVGQIIKDKVTAKGFVAIDYWDAGFKHFSSSKKAIIMPHDAQGQKLRIMKSHVLESQCNVMGAIPVILPFALVYSALRQGSVDGAENPLSNFYTKNFYEVQMNLTLSSHGYLGYLVIMSESFWRKFPADLKPMILQAVKEATAYERKLVAQDDEETLAKLEMYAKTSNHFKIYTLSLEQKEVWQKTMEALYPQFYSVIGEDLIKKVQITR; from the coding sequence ATGTTCATCTTTATTAGAGTGATAGTTCTCATAACGTTGTGTATCTCCTCTTCTATTTCAGCGGAATATACAATCAAACTTACGCATGTTGTAAGCCCCAATACACCCAAAGGGAAAGGTGCTATTTTCTTAGCCAAAAGAGTAAGCGAGCTCACACACGGTAGGGTAGAGGTTATTGTCTATCCCAATTCACAGCTTTATGGTGATGGTGAAGAGATCAAAGCTTTGAAACTAGGTAACGTCCACATTGCTATGCCAAGTCTCTCAAAATTTACCAGCATGGTACCTGAAATGCAACTTTTTGATTTGCCATTTTTGTTCAGAGATGCAAACCATGTTCATGCCGTATTGGATGGAGAAGTAGGACAAATCATCAAAGATAAAGTAACAGCAAAAGGTTTTGTTGCCATTGATTATTGGGATGCAGGTTTCAAACATTTTTCCTCCAGTAAAAAAGCGATTATAATGCCTCATGATGCGCAAGGTCAAAAATTAAGAATTATGAAATCTCATGTCCTCGAATCTCAATGCAATGTCATGGGTGCTATTCCTGTCATTCTGCCCTTTGCTTTAGTCTATTCTGCTCTCCGTCAAGGAAGTGTCGATGGAGCTGAAAATCCACTTTCTAACTTTTACACAAAGAATTTTTACGAAGTACAAATGAACTTGACGCTGTCATCGCATGGTTACCTTGGGTATCTTGTCATTATGAGTGAGAGTTTTTGGAGAAAATTTCCAGCCGATCTCAAGCCGATGATACTGCAAGCCGTGAAAGAGGCAACTGCATATGAGCGCAAACTTGTGGCGCAAGATGATGAAGAGACCTTGGCAAAGCTAGAAATGTATGCCAAAACGTCTAATCATTTTAAAATTTATACATTGAGTTTAGAACAAAAAGAAGTATGGCAAAAAACAATGGAAGCACTTTATCCACAGTTTTACAGTGTCATTGGTGAAGATCTTATTAAAAAAGTACAAATAACAAGATAA
- a CDS encoding OprD family outer membrane porin, with amino-acid sequence MKLAKLSLAAIVVAGLASSSFAESTTLADAFKNGKVNGELRAWYFNRDNGTATENIFNTGVDLTYVTDSLYGLSLGLTMQSNYSPFANNAEKTMYTSDMYGSGAVLSEAYIQYQIGKTTAKVGRQYIATPLVNGSGSRMIKEAFEGAVIVNTDIPSTTLFGGYADKFQGRTTNIDKTLTDKTASDIGEFKKTAVFYGAGTTAGSNVFGFDGAYTMGAINNSISNLTLTAQYLYVNDVSKLDGTVLGDANGFYGEGNYVLPLSNMKVILDAGYRGSRTTSVLDTAHLEGDMFQARVGFKELAGFGASFAYSTVSSDQSVLLGAGNGPTTYTAPLIKAAEVTSGANTDAYKVEATYDFSKVGVVGLKVLGQYVYVDQDAVTGTVFNGVAAKTKNKFWEGQVSYDIPNLKGLTLSLEYENATKEVANADVDSNEMRFRANYKF; translated from the coding sequence ATGAAATTAGCTAAACTTAGCTTGGCGGCTATCGTAGTTGCTGGATTAGCATCTAGCTCATTTGCAGAGAGCACAACTCTTGCAGATGCATTTAAAAACGGAAAAGTAAACGGCGAATTAAGAGCTTGGTACTTTAATAGAGACAATGGTACAGCAACTGAAAATATTTTCAATACAGGTGTTGATCTTACGTATGTAACAGATTCATTGTATGGTTTAAGTCTTGGTTTGACAATGCAGTCAAACTATTCTCCATTTGCAAATAATGCTGAGAAAACAATGTACACTTCTGATATGTATGGTTCAGGTGCAGTTCTTTCTGAAGCGTATATCCAATACCAAATTGGTAAAACAACCGCTAAAGTTGGTCGCCAATATATTGCTACACCTCTTGTCAATGGTTCTGGCTCACGTATGATCAAAGAAGCATTCGAAGGTGCAGTTATTGTTAACACAGATATCCCTTCAACAACATTATTTGGTGGTTATGCTGATAAATTCCAAGGCAGAACAACAAATATTGATAAAACTTTAACAGATAAGACTGCAAGTGATATCGGTGAATTCAAAAAAACAGCAGTATTCTATGGCGCAGGTACTACTGCAGGATCAAATGTTTTTGGATTTGATGGAGCCTACACAATGGGCGCAATCAACAACTCTATTTCAAACCTAACATTAACAGCTCAATATTTATATGTTAATGATGTTAGTAAACTTGATGGCACTGTACTTGGTGATGCAAATGGTTTCTATGGTGAGGGTAACTATGTATTGCCTTTAAGCAATATGAAAGTAATCTTGGATGCTGGTTACCGTGGTTCAAGAACAACGAGTGTTCTTGATACTGCACATCTTGAAGGTGATATGTTTCAAGCGCGTGTTGGCTTTAAAGAGCTAGCAGGATTTGGTGCATCTTTTGCATATAGTACCGTATCAAGTGACCAAAGTGTTCTCTTGGGTGCAGGTAATGGCCCAACAACTTATACTGCTCCACTGATCAAGGCTGCTGAAGTTACTTCAGGTGCAAATACAGATGCATACAAAGTTGAAGCAACTTATGATTTCAGCAAAGTAGGTGTTGTAGGTCTTAAGGTATTAGGACAATATGTATATGTTGATCAAGACGCTGTAACAGGTACTGTATTCAATGGCGTAGCTGCTAAAACAAAAAATAAATTTTGGGAAGGACAAGTTTCATATGACATCCCAAATCTTAAAGGTTTAACACTATCTCTTGAGTATGAAAATGCTACAAAAGAAGTCGCAAATGCTGATGTAGATTCAAATGAAATGAGATTTAGAGCTAACTACAAATTCTAA
- a CDS encoding OprD family outer membrane porin, whose translation MKLAKLSLAAIVVAGLASSSFAADTLADAFKNGTVNGELKAYYFTNDNGKSSEDIFSTGVLLGYKTASLYGLSLGLTFQGSASPFADDGGKDRFNSSMYGPGAVLSEAYVAYNIGKTTAMVGRMFLDTPLVASSGSRIVKEAFEGAAVINTDLPNTTLIAGYVQKFQSRTNRDGKIGEFTKSFATNSWNNVDVEDGAYTLAAINKSVTGLTLTAAYADVNNIIQVAYAEALYEGKAGEIGYTLGGQYYYNKLDSSLVAPDDTIGLYAVKAGLSFKGINGTVAYSKVGNDDVATGVVISGLGNGADLLYTDAVIAMNGYNRDTASYLVDLNYDLTAAANIGARYVVADGYLDAGLVGATKTTTADKYKASSTAVYGTYKFESLKGFSLGAQYEHQDKDVDGDDLWVKANYKF comes from the coding sequence ATGAAATTAGCTAAACTTAGCTTGGCGGCTATCGTTGTTGCTGGACTCGCATCTAGCTCATTCGCAGCAGATACACTTGCTGACGCATTTAAAAATGGAACAGTAAATGGTGAGCTTAAAGCTTATTATTTTACAAATGATAATGGTAAATCAAGTGAAGATATTTTTAGTACAGGTGTTCTACTTGGCTATAAAACAGCTTCATTATACGGTTTGTCATTAGGATTAACATTCCAAGGTAGTGCTTCACCATTTGCTGATGATGGTGGGAAAGATAGATTTAATAGTAGTATGTACGGACCAGGTGCTGTTCTTTCAGAAGCATATGTAGCATACAACATTGGTAAAACAACTGCAATGGTTGGTCGTATGTTCTTAGATACTCCACTTGTTGCAAGTTCTGGTTCAAGAATTGTTAAAGAAGCATTTGAAGGTGCTGCAGTTATTAATACTGATCTTCCAAATACAACTTTAATCGCTGGTTATGTTCAAAAATTTCAATCTAGAACAAATCGCGACGGCAAAATTGGTGAATTTACTAAAAGCTTCGCAACAAACTCTTGGAATAATGTAGATGTTGAAGATGGCGCTTATACATTAGCAGCTATCAATAAATCAGTTACTGGTTTAACATTAACTGCTGCATATGCAGATGTAAATAATATTATTCAAGTAGCATACGCTGAAGCATTGTACGAAGGAAAAGCTGGTGAGATTGGTTATACCCTTGGTGGTCAATACTACTACAATAAGCTAGATAGTAGCTTGGTTGCACCTGATGATACAATCGGCCTCTATGCTGTCAAAGCTGGATTAAGCTTTAAAGGTATCAATGGTACCGTTGCTTACTCAAAAGTAGGTAATGATGATGTTGCTACTGGTGTTGTTATTTCTGGTTTAGGTAATGGTGCGGATCTTCTTTATACTGACGCAGTTATTGCGATGAACGGCTATAACAGAGATACAGCATCATATCTTGTTGATTTAAACTATGATTTAACAGCAGCTGCAAATATCGGTGCACGCTACGTTGTTGCAGACGGGTATTTGGATGCAGGTCTTGTTGGTGCTACAAAAACAACTACAGCAGACAAATATAAAGCTTCTTCTACAGCAGTTTACGGTACTTACAAATTTGAATCCCTCAAAGGCTTTAGCCTTGGCGCTCAATATGAACACCAAGATAAAGATGTAGATGGCGACGATCTTTGGGTTAAAGCTAACTACAAATTCTAA
- a CDS encoding ABC transporter substrate-binding protein, whose translation MRKLALLATSVALLASSSFAKDVSVGVAMSMSGPLAAYGQTAYEGIEFANSLQPKLKNGDTIKLVLIDTKGDKVESANAATRLISSDKVVGILGELTSTNTAQVMAIAEKKQIPVISPVATNDKLTEQKEFANRVCFTDSFQGAVVANYATKDLKLKTAVVVVDQAQVYSLGLAKAFTDAFTKAGGKVIKEIKVSSGDKDFKAVVSQIKAANPDMLFLPMYHPEVSMIARQAKQIGLVKPMFSGDGVANQTFIDLGGDAVEGYMFTDFFDYAAPPTQRSKDFIAAYAQKTGKQEVNSFVALGADAYNVMIDAMNRCANPEDSVCVNKEIKATANFEGVSGVINMDKTGNSTRSAVIKVVQNGKAVYKATVNP comes from the coding sequence ATGAGAAAACTAGCTCTACTCGCTACATCTGTTGCGCTTTTAGCATCATCATCTTTTGCTAAAGACGTCAGTGTTGGTGTCGCCATGTCTATGAGTGGACCACTCGCGGCATATGGTCAAACTGCCTATGAAGGTATTGAGTTTGCAAATTCCTTGCAACCAAAACTTAAAAATGGGGATACCATTAAATTGGTGCTTATTGATACCAAAGGTGATAAAGTTGAGTCAGCCAATGCTGCAACGAGACTGATCAGTTCTGACAAAGTTGTGGGAATTCTTGGTGAGTTAACCAGTACAAACACGGCACAAGTCATGGCAATCGCTGAGAAAAAACAGATTCCAGTTATCTCTCCTGTTGCAACAAACGACAAACTCACTGAGCAAAAAGAGTTTGCAAATCGTGTTTGTTTTACTGACTCATTCCAAGGTGCGGTTGTTGCAAACTATGCAACAAAAGATCTTAAACTCAAAACTGCGGTTGTTGTCGTTGATCAAGCGCAAGTTTATTCACTAGGTCTTGCAAAAGCATTTACGGATGCATTTACAAAAGCAGGTGGCAAAGTGATTAAAGAGATTAAAGTTAGCTCAGGTGACAAAGACTTTAAAGCCGTTGTCTCTCAAATCAAAGCAGCAAATCCTGATATGTTGTTCTTACCAATGTATCATCCAGAAGTTTCTATGATTGCTCGTCAAGCAAAACAAATTGGTTTGGTTAAACCAATGTTCTCAGGCGACGGTGTTGCCAATCAAACCTTTATTGACTTAGGCGGTGATGCGGTTGAGGGTTACATGTTTACAGACTTCTTTGACTATGCTGCGCCTCCAACACAACGCTCAAAAGATTTTATTGCAGCCTATGCTCAAAAAACAGGAAAACAAGAGGTTAACTCTTTTGTTGCTCTTGGTGCAGATGCCTATAATGTTATGATTGATGCGATGAATCGTTGTGCAAATCCAGAAGACAGCGTATGTGTCAACAAAGAGATCAAAGCTACAGCTAACTTTGAAGGTGTATCGGGTGTTATCAACATGGATAAAACGGGTAACTCTACACGTTCAGCTGTTATCAAAGTTGTTCAAAATGGTAAAGCGGTTTATAAAGCAACCGTCAATCCATAA
- a CDS encoding branched-chain amino acid ABC transporter permease: protein MDLTMFMQQMVNGFSLGSMYALIAIGYTMVYGVLRLINFAHGDIMMVGGFLGYFGIAILGLPFGAAVLLAIVGSAILGMASDFIAYRPLRSAPKISLLITAIGVSFFLENAFNVFFGGVPRAFPVPAYLEEIVDIMGLTMPVSAIIVPIITAFLLAAILWVLFKTKYGMAIRALAFDVGTVNLMGIDANRIITLVFGMGSALAAVGGIFWAVNYPSVEPMMGVLVGLKAFAAAVVGGIGSVGGAVLGGLIIGFTEVVVIAFFPELGGYKDAFAFIFLILILLFKPTGILGIDFEKSRF from the coding sequence TTGGATTTAACAATGTTTATGCAACAGATGGTCAATGGCTTCAGCCTTGGCAGTATGTACGCGCTCATTGCCATTGGTTATACGATGGTATATGGAGTCTTAAGACTTATCAATTTTGCGCATGGCGATATTATGATGGTGGGTGGATTTTTAGGTTATTTTGGCATTGCCATTCTTGGTCTTCCTTTTGGTGCAGCAGTCCTTTTAGCTATTGTGGGTTCTGCCATTTTAGGTATGGCGAGTGATTTTATTGCATACCGACCTTTGCGTAGTGCTCCAAAAATCTCACTTTTAATTACAGCGATTGGTGTTAGTTTTTTTCTTGAAAATGCTTTTAACGTCTTTTTCGGAGGCGTTCCTAGAGCCTTTCCGGTGCCTGCTTACCTTGAAGAAATTGTTGACATTATGGGTTTAACGATGCCCGTTTCCGCAATTATAGTACCTATTATTACTGCTTTCTTATTGGCTGCTATTCTATGGGTACTTTTTAAAACTAAATACGGTATGGCTATTCGTGCGCTAGCTTTTGATGTTGGAACGGTCAATCTTATGGGAATTGATGCAAACCGCATTATTACGCTGGTGTTTGGTATGGGTTCAGCCCTTGCCGCAGTTGGGGGTATCTTTTGGGCAGTTAATTACCCTTCTGTTGAACCAATGATGGGTGTCCTTGTGGGTCTAAAAGCCTTTGCCGCAGCTGTTGTTGGTGGCATTGGAAGTGTCGGTGGTGCTGTTCTTGGTGGATTGATTATTGGCTTTACAGAAGTCGTTGTTATTGCTTTTTTCCCAGAATTGGGCGGTTATAAAGATGCTTTTGCTTTTATCTTTTTAATTCTCATTCTTTTGTTTAAACCCACAGGAATTTTGGGTATTGATTTTGAAAAAAGTAGGTTTTAA
- a CDS encoding branched-chain amino acid ABC transporter permease: MNSLILKKELLIKLTIVALTLWFIWFSNTHFDEYTVRILNNIAIFVILAVSYNLINGVTGQFSLEPNGFVAIEAYVTALLLVSPESKQYQYAIVDPYPFILTLHANFVVALLLGGIFSAILAACLSFPVFRVRGDYLAIVTLGFGFIIKILAINVPEATNGSLGLNDIPEFSNLYWTGGIAMIAVIVVLNIINSKFGRAMKAVRDDEDAAIAMGVNTFKAKTLAFCTSAFFEGVGGGLLAALLTSISPDLFDFFFTFQLLIIIVLGGLGSTTGAIIGTVLVMGGSEWMRFLDEPIHLFGYNAPAMPGMRMVVFSLGLILIMLFAREGIMGKRELTDFFKPRKKGDK, from the coding sequence ATGAACAGCCTTATCCTAAAAAAAGAGCTATTGATCAAGCTCACTATCGTTGCATTAACACTATGGTTTATTTGGTTTTCCAACACACATTTTGATGAATATACCGTAAGAATTTTAAATAATATTGCTATTTTTGTTATTTTAGCGGTGAGCTACAATCTTATTAACGGTGTAACCGGTCAGTTTTCTCTTGAGCCTAATGGCTTTGTTGCCATCGAAGCCTATGTAACGGCACTTTTACTGGTAAGCCCTGAGTCGAAACAGTATCAATATGCCATTGTTGATCCTTATCCATTTATATTAACACTGCATGCTAACTTTGTTGTAGCACTTTTGTTGGGTGGTATATTTTCAGCCATACTGGCAGCATGTCTCTCTTTCCCTGTGTTTAGAGTACGCGGAGATTACCTTGCAATCGTAACACTTGGCTTTGGATTTATCATTAAAATTTTAGCGATTAATGTACCTGAAGCGACGAATGGTTCTCTTGGGCTTAATGACATTCCAGAATTTTCTAATCTTTACTGGACCGGTGGCATTGCAATGATTGCTGTTATTGTTGTGCTCAATATCATCAATTCTAAATTTGGTCGTGCAATGAAAGCGGTTCGTGATGATGAAGATGCTGCCATTGCAATGGGTGTGAATACCTTTAAAGCCAAAACATTGGCGTTTTGTACAAGTGCCTTCTTTGAAGGAGTCGGTGGTGGACTTCTAGCCGCACTCTTAACAAGTATTTCCCCTGATCTTTTTGACTTTTTCTTTACTTTCCAGTTACTTATTATTATTGTTTTGGGTGGTCTTGGTAGTACGACAGGAGCAATTATTGGTACTGTTTTAGTGATGGGTGGAAGTGAATGGATGCGTTTCTTGGATGAGCCAATACATCTCTTTGGTTACAATGCCCCTGCAATGCCGGGTATGCGTATGGTTGTTTTTTCTCTTGGCCTTATTTTGATCATGCTCTTTGCCCGAGAAGGCATTATGGGCAAACGAGAACTAACAGACTTTTTTAAACCGCGTAAAAAGGGTGACAAATGA
- a CDS encoding ABC transporter ATP-binding protein, whose product MILKIDNVTKNFGGVTAIKETSFSVAPKEIFGLIGPNGAGKTTMFNIITGNYTPTSGEVIFRNEAISGLKPHHIVRKGIARTFQNIRLFSSMSVLDNILIGFDFQARYGFLESILRFPRFIGEEKRIKTRSMEILDYFGMSSYAHDKAVDLSYGQQRKVEIARALATNPDLLLLDEPAAGMNPSETEELGEIIKKARVDFDLTVLLIEHDMKFVNQLCDKVLVLDYGKTIFEGKPADAIQDPEVISAYLGDFLNDQC is encoded by the coding sequence ATGATCTTGAAAATTGACAATGTCACTAAAAATTTTGGTGGTGTCACAGCCATAAAAGAGACCAGTTTTAGCGTTGCGCCTAAAGAAATTTTTGGACTAATTGGACCCAATGGTGCAGGTAAAACCACGATGTTTAATATCATTACGGGTAATTATACACCGACATCAGGAGAGGTTATTTTCAGAAATGAAGCCATTAGTGGTTTAAAACCTCACCATATTGTACGAAAAGGTATTGCAAGAACGTTCCAAAATATTAGACTTTTTTCAAGCATGAGTGTTTTGGATAATATATTAATCGGCTTTGATTTCCAAGCACGTTATGGATTTTTAGAATCGATTTTGCGTTTCCCTCGTTTTATTGGGGAAGAAAAGCGTATTAAAACACGTTCAATGGAAATTTTAGACTACTTTGGCATGAGCTCTTATGCCCATGATAAAGCGGTTGATTTGAGCTATGGCCAACAACGTAAAGTTGAAATAGCACGCGCTCTTGCAACCAATCCTGATCTTTTACTGCTTGATGAACCAGCTGCTGGTATGAATCCATCAGAGACAGAAGAGTTGGGTGAGATTATTAAAAAGGCTCGAGTTGATTTTGATTTGACGGTTCTTTTGATTGAACATGATATGAAATTTGTCAATCAATTGTGCGATAAAGTTTTAGTTTTAGATTATGGTAAAACTATTTTTGAGGGCAAACCCGCAGATGCGATACAAGACCCTGAAGTGATATCTGCGTATTTAGGAGATTTTCTTAATGATCAGTGTTAA
- a CDS encoding ABC transporter ATP-binding protein produces the protein MISVKNLHVYYGLIEAVKGIDFEVKEGQIVSLIGSNGAGKSSTLKALLNSVKKTGDINFLGYDTHNHKTHTLVQHGLSLVPEGRKIFINLTVEENLRMGAFNNDENFDHLRDAMYELFPRIKDKRYQLAGTMSGGEQQMLAISRALMGEPKLLMLDEPSLGLAPKIVGEVFEIITRLRNEGITILLVEQNAFAALKISDYAYVLENGKIVMNGVASAMIGDDTIRKKYLGG, from the coding sequence ATGATCAGTGTTAAAAATTTACATGTCTATTATGGACTCATTGAAGCTGTTAAGGGAATTGATTTTGAAGTCAAAGAGGGACAAATTGTCTCTTTGATTGGCTCAAATGGTGCAGGAAAAAGTTCAACTTTGAAAGCGTTGTTGAACAGTGTTAAAAAAACGGGGGATATCAATTTCTTAGGTTACGATACCCATAACCATAAAACACACACGCTGGTACAACATGGTTTATCTCTCGTTCCAGAGGGAAGAAAGATTTTTATTAATTTGACAGTAGAAGAGAACCTTCGTATGGGGGCATTTAATAACGATGAAAATTTTGATCATCTTAGAGATGCTATGTATGAGCTTTTCCCGCGTATCAAAGATAAACGCTATCAACTAGCAGGGACAATGAGCGGTGGTGAGCAACAAATGTTAGCGATTTCACGTGCCTTAATGGGTGAACCGAAGCTCTTAATGCTTGATGAACCAAGCCTTGGACTTGCGCCTAAAATTGTTGGTGAAGTTTTTGAGATCATTACACGATTACGTAATGAGGGAATCACCATTCTTTTAGTTGAGCAAAATGCTTTTGCTGCTCTCAAAATTTCAGATTATGCCTATGTTTTAGAGAATGGTAAAATTGTTATGAATGGCGTTGCATCTGCAATGATTGGTGATGATACTATTCGTAAAAAATATCTCGGTGGATAA